Proteins found in one Actinomycetes bacterium genomic segment:
- a CDS encoding NHL repeat-containing protein, which translates to MSAGSLPRPDAPEGDRSGGWCPSVRVGAPATYGLALPAAAPTASWLYAPRGVHIGRVGDTDVLVVADTGNHRVLLWWGLPDRDEQPCDVVLGQPDATSEGPAAGGRSIRAGMNLPTGVLIHDGRLVVADAWHHRVLVYSEVPRTSYAEPDLVLGQPDLEAVEPNRGHGCSRESMYWPFGVAVVARRFYVADTGNRRVLGWSGGLPTDPATPPDVVLGQPDEHGREENRGGEPGPDSFRWPHHITGDENLLLVADAGNHRLLGWRPQPDEDRPADLVLGQPDFTTATEWPYAPQRADGLRFPYAADLDGGRLAVADTANNRVLVWDAFETATGVGAPADVVLGQPDFASNGENRWAGLADDTLCWPYGLSLRGEALAVADSGNNRVMLWRRA; encoded by the coding sequence GTGAGCGCCGGGTCGCTGCCGCGGCCCGACGCTCCCGAGGGCGACCGCAGCGGCGGGTGGTGTCCGTCGGTGCGCGTCGGGGCGCCGGCGACGTACGGACTCGCGCTGCCGGCGGCGGCCCCGACCGCGTCCTGGCTGTACGCCCCCCGGGGCGTGCACATCGGCCGGGTGGGCGACACCGACGTCCTCGTCGTCGCCGACACCGGCAACCACCGGGTGCTCCTGTGGTGGGGGCTGCCCGACCGGGACGAGCAGCCGTGCGACGTCGTGCTGGGGCAGCCCGACGCCACCAGCGAAGGACCAGCCGCGGGCGGGCGCAGCATCCGCGCCGGCATGAACCTGCCAACGGGGGTGCTGATCCACGACGGGCGCCTGGTCGTCGCCGACGCCTGGCACCACCGGGTCCTCGTCTACTCCGAGGTGCCGCGGACGTCGTACGCCGAACCCGACCTCGTCCTGGGCCAGCCGGACCTGGAGGCGGTGGAGCCGAACCGCGGACACGGGTGCTCCCGCGAGTCGATGTACTGGCCCTTCGGCGTCGCGGTGGTCGCCCGTCGCTTCTATGTGGCGGACACCGGCAACCGCCGGGTCCTCGGCTGGTCCGGCGGCCTGCCGACCGACCCCGCGACCCCGCCCGACGTGGTCCTCGGCCAGCCGGACGAGCACGGGCGCGAGGAGAACCGTGGCGGCGAGCCCGGGCCGGACAGCTTCCGCTGGCCGCACCACATCACCGGGGACGAGAACCTCCTGCTCGTCGCCGACGCGGGCAACCACCGCCTCCTCGGGTGGCGGCCACAGCCCGACGAGGACCGTCCAGCGGACCTCGTGCTCGGCCAGCCCGACTTCACCACCGCCACGGAGTGGCCCTACGCGCCGCAGCGCGCGGACGGGCTGCGCTTCCCGTACGCGGCGGACCTGGACGGTGGCCGGCTGGCCGTCGCCGACACCGCCAACAACCGCGTGCTCGTGTGGGACGCCTTCGAGACCGCCACCGGCGTCGGGGCGCCTGCCGACGTCGTCCTCGGCCAGCCGGACTTCGCCTCGAACGGCGAGAACCGCTGGGCCGGCCTGGCGGACGACACCCTCTGCTGGCCGTACGGGCTCTCGCTTCGGGGCGAGGCTCTCGCGGTCGCCGACTCGGGCAACAATCGGGTCATGCTCTGGCGGCGCGCATGA
- a CDS encoding Rieske (2Fe-2S) protein, with the protein MTSLAERPAEETAVAPETTMEALAASVDEALRAASTLTGAARATADAVRESIEAVHRAALITIVRRVRQDEAGRAALQELLDDPLVRMVFSLHGIIRTAPATTPAPEPPTRSGPVLIPLSSIGRPRDGLDGWMDAGDATAVTDGAVTRLDVMTGSGGRLDVVVVRIGARMAAFLNQCAHQALPLDDAVLDAGSGTLTCPWHGFSYDALTGECLSAPGATLEPLAVRVRDGRLWVRADP; encoded by the coding sequence GTGACCAGCCTGGCCGAGCGCCCGGCCGAGGAGACGGCGGTCGCCCCCGAGACCACGATGGAGGCGCTCGCGGCCTCGGTGGACGAGGCGCTGCGCGCCGCCTCGACGCTCACCGGGGCGGCGCGAGCCACCGCCGACGCCGTCCGGGAGTCCATCGAGGCGGTCCATCGGGCAGCGCTCATCACCATCGTCCGCCGGGTCCGGCAGGACGAGGCAGGCCGCGCCGCCCTGCAAGAGCTGCTCGACGACCCGCTGGTCCGGATGGTGTTCTCGCTGCACGGCATCATCCGCACCGCCCCGGCGACGACGCCGGCTCCCGAGCCCCCGACACGAAGCGGTCCGGTGCTGATCCCGCTGTCCTCGATCGGCCGGCCGCGCGACGGACTCGACGGCTGGATGGACGCGGGGGACGCCACCGCCGTGACCGACGGGGCGGTCACCCGGTTGGACGTCATGACCGGCTCGGGAGGTCGCCTCGACGTCGTCGTGGTCCGCATCGGCGCCAGGATGGCGGCCTTCCTCAACCAATGCGCCCACCAGGCCCTGCCCCTGGACGACGCGGTGCTCGACGCGGGCTCCGGCACTCTGACCTGCCCCTGGCACGGCTTCTCCTACGACGCGCTCACCGGAGAGTGCCTGAGCGCCCCAGGCGCGACCCTCGAGCCGCTGGCCGTGCGCGTCCGGGACGGGCGCCTGTGGGTGCGGGCGGACCCGTGA
- a CDS encoding hydrogenase maturation protease, with amino-acid sequence MAGAAEHVDAASSVPTCDLLVVGCGNLLRGDDGVGPILVRHLWDGGVPGSVRLVDGGTAGMDVAFQMRGAARVVIVDACRTGAAAGTVFRVPGPAVEDLPPLTELHTHSFRWDNALAFARWLLGEDYPDDVTVFLIEATSFEPGAELGPEVEKAMHEVLGLIRDEPAFAAAPSTPEDRPAEDSIDVEFADGYLRLDASTAARYVPGGHAVVQARDDQIVLVPLRGPGAGGLMLKQRTAAGDRCLLVTEALHGEVPEGRRAARWDEDQGALVISRDAAG; translated from the coding sequence GTGGCGGGAGCAGCCGAGCACGTGGACGCCGCGTCGTCGGTGCCCACGTGCGATCTGCTCGTCGTCGGATGCGGCAACCTGCTCCGGGGCGACGACGGCGTCGGCCCGATCCTCGTCCGCCACCTGTGGGACGGGGGGGTGCCCGGCTCGGTGCGCCTCGTCGACGGCGGGACCGCCGGGATGGACGTCGCCTTCCAGATGCGCGGCGCGGCCCGGGTCGTCATCGTCGACGCCTGCCGGACCGGGGCCGCCGCGGGGACGGTGTTTCGCGTCCCGGGTCCCGCTGTGGAGGACCTCCCGCCGCTGACCGAGCTGCACACGCACTCCTTCCGCTGGGACAACGCGCTCGCCTTCGCGCGATGGCTGCTGGGCGAGGACTACCCGGACGACGTGACGGTCTTCCTCATCGAGGCCACCAGCTTCGAGCCGGGCGCCGAGCTCGGCCCCGAGGTGGAGAAAGCCATGCACGAGGTGCTCGGCCTCATCCGCGACGAACCGGCCTTCGCCGCTGCCCCGTCCACCCCCGAGGACCGCCCCGCGGAGGACTCCATCGACGTCGAGTTCGCGGACGGCTACCTGCGCCTCGACGCGTCCACCGCGGCTCGCTACGTCCCCGGCGGCCACGCCGTCGTCCAGGCCCGTGACGACCAGATCGTCCTGGTGCCCTTGCGCGGGCCCGGCGCCGGAGGTCTGATGCTCAAGCAGCGAACCGCGGCAGGCGACCGGTGCCTCCTGGTGACCGAGGCCCTGCACGGCGAGGTCCCCGAGGGCCGCAGGGCTGCGCGCTGGGACGAGGACCAGGGAGCGCTCGTGATCAGCAGGGACGCAGCCGGGTGA
- a CDS encoding nickel-dependent hydrogenase large subunit, translated as MTAVDLFVSPLGRVEGDLDVRVTIEDGVVTSAWTEAAMFRGFEIILRGKDPQAGLIVTPRICGICGGSHLYKSAYALDTAWKTHLPPNATLVRNIAQACETLQSIPRYFYALFAIDLTNKNYAKSPLYDEAVRRFAPYVGSSYGPGVVLSAKPVEVYAIFGGQWPHSSFMVPGGVMCAPTLSDVTRSIAILEHWKDNWLEKYWLGCSIDRWLENRTWEDVLAWVDENEAQHDSDCGFFIRYCLDIGLDKYGAGVGNYIATGTYFEPSLYENPTIEGRNAALINRSGIYAGGRFAEFDQARVREDVAHSFYEGTQARHPFEGETKPIDPKVGREQGKYSFAKSPRYDVPDLGYVPLEAGPLARRVAAAAPGAGAHQDDDPLFLDMLQKIGPSVLTRQLARMHEAPKYYRWVRQWLDQLDLHESFYTKPVEHLEGRGFGSTEAARGSLSDWIVIEDGKIANYQVVTPTAWNIGPRDAAENLGPIEQAMVGSPIVDASDPVELGHVARSFDSCLVCTVHAYDRRGRELSKFVINGAV; from the coding sequence ATGACCGCGGTCGACCTGTTCGTCAGCCCGCTGGGCAGGGTCGAGGGTGACCTCGACGTGCGCGTCACGATCGAGGACGGTGTCGTGACCTCGGCGTGGACCGAGGCCGCGATGTTCCGCGGCTTCGAGATCATCCTGCGCGGCAAGGACCCCCAGGCGGGGCTGATCGTGACGCCGAGGATCTGCGGGATCTGCGGCGGCAGCCACCTGTACAAGTCGGCGTACGCCCTCGACACGGCATGGAAGACGCACCTTCCGCCGAACGCGACTCTGGTTCGCAACATCGCCCAGGCCTGCGAGACGCTGCAGAGCATCCCGCGCTACTTCTACGCGCTGTTCGCGATCGACCTGACCAACAAGAACTACGCCAAGTCGCCGCTGTACGACGAGGCGGTCCGCCGCTTCGCGCCGTACGTCGGCAGCAGCTACGGCCCCGGGGTCGTGCTCTCGGCGAAGCCGGTCGAGGTGTACGCCATCTTCGGCGGTCAGTGGCCGCACTCCTCGTTCATGGTTCCTGGCGGCGTCATGTGCGCCCCGACCCTGTCCGACGTGACCCGCTCGATCGCGATCCTCGAGCACTGGAAGGACAACTGGCTGGAGAAGTACTGGCTGGGCTGCTCGATCGACCGCTGGCTGGAGAACCGCACCTGGGAGGACGTCCTCGCCTGGGTCGACGAGAACGAGGCGCAGCACGACAGCGACTGCGGCTTCTTCATCCGCTACTGCCTGGACATCGGACTGGACAAGTACGGCGCCGGCGTCGGGAACTACATCGCGACCGGCACGTACTTCGAGCCGTCCCTGTACGAGAACCCGACCATCGAGGGCCGGAACGCGGCGCTGATCAACCGCTCCGGCATCTACGCAGGGGGTCGCTTCGCCGAGTTCGACCAGGCGCGGGTGCGTGAGGACGTCGCGCACTCCTTCTACGAAGGGACGCAGGCCCGGCACCCCTTCGAGGGGGAGACGAAGCCGATCGACCCCAAGGTCGGGCGCGAGCAGGGTAAGTACAGCTTCGCCAAGTCACCTCGCTACGACGTGCCGGACCTCGGGTACGTCCCCCTGGAGGCCGGGCCGCTGGCCCGGCGGGTCGCCGCCGCGGCACCGGGCGCCGGGGCCCACCAGGACGACGACCCGCTGTTCCTCGACATGCTCCAGAAGATCGGGCCGTCGGTGCTGACCCGCCAGCTCGCTCGCATGCACGAGGCACCGAAGTACTACCGATGGGTGCGGCAGTGGCTCGACCAGCTCGACCTGCACGAGAGCTTCTACACCAAGCCGGTCGAGCACCTCGAGGGCAGGGGATTCGGCTCGACCGAGGCCGCGCGCGGGTCGCTGTCGGACTGGATCGTGATCGAGGACGGCAAGATCGCGAACTACCAGGTGGTCACGCCCACCGCATGGAACATCGGCCCCCGCGACGCCGCCGAGAACCTCGGGCCGATCGAGCAGGCCATGGTCGGTTCCCCCATCGTCGACGCCTCCGACCCGGTCGAGCTGGGACACGTCGCCCGCAGCTTCGACTCCTGCCTGGTCTGCACCGTCCACGCCTATGACCGCCGAGGACGCGAGCTGAGCAAGTTCGTCATCAACGGCGCCGTCTGA
- a CDS encoding hydrogenase: protein MSSVLWFQGGACSGNTMSFLNADEPNVVDLITDFGLELLWHPSLGLELGDNAQKLFHACARGERPLDIFVFEGTVMEGPDGSGRYDMFADRPMKEWVTELAAAASVVVAIGDCACWGGIPAMDPNPTDSTGLQFLKREKGGFLGPDFRSKMGLPVINVPGCPAHPDWITQILVALATGRAGDIALDELHRPQTFFKTFTQTGCTRVQFFEYKQPTLAFGEGTRTGCLFYEFGCRGPMTHSPCNRILWNRQSSKTRAGMPCTGCTEPEFPFFDLAPGTVFKTQKVSGVVPREVPEGTDHLTYMAHATAARIAAPQWSKEDLFVV from the coding sequence ATGTCGTCAGTGCTGTGGTTCCAGGGTGGCGCCTGCAGCGGTAACACGATGTCGTTCCTCAACGCCGACGAGCCGAACGTCGTCGACCTGATCACCGACTTCGGGCTGGAGCTGCTCTGGCACCCCTCCCTCGGTCTCGAGCTGGGCGACAACGCGCAGAAGCTCTTCCACGCCTGCGCACGCGGTGAGCGACCCCTGGACATCTTCGTGTTCGAGGGCACCGTGATGGAGGGGCCCGACGGGTCGGGACGCTACGACATGTTCGCCGACCGCCCGATGAAGGAATGGGTCACCGAGCTCGCGGCCGCCGCCAGCGTGGTCGTGGCCATCGGTGACTGTGCCTGCTGGGGTGGGATCCCCGCGATGGACCCCAACCCCACCGACTCGACCGGCCTGCAGTTCCTCAAGCGCGAGAAGGGCGGCTTCCTTGGACCGGACTTCCGGTCCAAGATGGGCCTGCCTGTCATCAACGTCCCCGGGTGCCCCGCACACCCCGACTGGATCACCCAGATCCTGGTGGCGCTCGCGACCGGCCGGGCGGGCGACATCGCCCTCGACGAGCTGCACCGGCCACAGACGTTCTTCAAGACCTTCACTCAGACCGGCTGCACGCGCGTGCAGTTCTTCGAGTACAAGCAGCCGACCCTCGCCTTCGGCGAGGGCACACGGACCGGCTGCCTGTTCTACGAGTTCGGCTGCCGCGGGCCGATGACCCACTCCCCGTGCAACCGCATCCTCTGGAACCGCCAGTCCTCAAAGACGCGTGCCGGCATGCCGTGCACGGGGTGCACCGAACCCGAGTTCCCGTTCTTCGACCTGGCCCCCGGCACCGTGTTCAAGACCCAGAAGGTCAGCGGAGTCGTCCCACGGGAGGTCCCCGAAGGAACCGACCACCTCACCTACATGGCCCACGCAACCGCCGCCAGGATCGCGGCCCCGCAGTGGTCCAAGGAGGACCTGTTCGTCGTCTGA
- a CDS encoding DUF1641 domain-containing protein — translation MVSVLEPSVEPDRVEALVARLDDPDVSRSLNTLLDHVDLLALFAVALDGLLQRGDTITESLSQGVDDLRGMESGRGMPTAEQVVELTQGLAKLTPALLDLLPTIDLLLRSDLGDPRVIGIAGMGGRALVRGAEQAETQQPRVSGVLSLMKVLKDDDVSRGLGFLVSVAKAFGQELKTSPPI, via the coding sequence GTGGTCTCAGTCCTCGAACCCTCGGTGGAGCCCGACCGCGTCGAGGCGCTGGTCGCCCGGCTCGACGACCCGGACGTCTCCCGGTCGCTCAACACCCTCCTCGATCACGTCGATCTCCTGGCGCTGTTCGCCGTGGCCCTCGACGGACTGCTGCAGCGCGGGGACACGATCACCGAGTCGCTCTCCCAAGGGGTCGATGACCTGCGCGGCATGGAGAGCGGCCGCGGGATGCCCACCGCCGAGCAGGTGGTCGAACTCACCCAGGGGTTGGCGAAGCTCACGCCGGCCCTGCTCGACCTGCTCCCGACGATCGACCTGCTCCTGCGTTCCGACCTCGGCGACCCCAGGGTCATCGGCATCGCGGGGATGGGCGGGCGCGCCCTGGTGCGCGGCGCCGAGCAGGCCGAGACCCAGCAACCTCGCGTGAGCGGCGTGCTGTCGCTGATGAAGGTGCTGAAGGACGACGACGTCTCCCGCGGCTTGGGCTTCCTCGTCTCCGTCGCCAAGGCCTTCGGCCAGGAGCTGAAGACCTCTCCCCCCATCTGA
- a CDS encoding AraC family transcriptional regulator — translation MSRLSRLGFIDTHRTEQPVRRRVRSRGVPPALEDHEVFYTEDPAQASRLVGQALAPNTLTVGAIGASGFAASLHGIRFRDISLLYLDLHVPVDLDVSHCGAYYAVHAPMNGRAVGMTNGREFEANPIQSLVTNPGDSVRMRMDHDSPQLIVRIEQDAIERYLTRLVGRTLDHPLVFEPVINLTDDSAMRWNGAIQLLHSEVFYPGSLVHQGLGIGPLEEFVMSALLIMQPSSFSELLRRAPGSPGRRVVRRALDYMEHHLSEPIAMEELATHCGASVRTIQLGFRDELGTTPMAYLRDRRLERAREELLDADASEGVTVTSVASHWGFHHLGSFAGLYRKRWGESPSETLHS, via the coding sequence GTGAGCCGCCTGTCCCGGCTGGGCTTCATCGACACCCACCGCACGGAGCAGCCCGTGCGCCGCAGGGTGCGCTCCCGAGGGGTGCCGCCAGCGCTGGAGGACCACGAGGTCTTCTACACCGAGGACCCGGCACAGGCGAGCCGCCTGGTCGGGCAGGCGCTGGCCCCCAACACGCTGACAGTGGGCGCCATCGGCGCCAGTGGGTTCGCCGCCAGCCTGCACGGGATCAGGTTCCGCGACATCAGCCTGCTCTACCTCGACCTGCACGTCCCCGTGGACCTCGACGTCAGCCACTGCGGCGCCTACTACGCGGTCCACGCCCCCATGAACGGTCGTGCCGTCGGGATGACGAACGGGCGGGAGTTCGAGGCCAACCCGATCCAGTCCCTGGTGACCAACCCGGGTGACTCCGTACGCATGCGCATGGACCACGACTCCCCGCAGCTCATCGTCCGGATCGAGCAGGACGCCATCGAGCGCTACCTGACGCGGCTTGTCGGCCGGACCCTCGACCACCCTCTGGTCTTCGAGCCGGTCATCAACCTCACCGACGACAGCGCGATGCGCTGGAACGGGGCGATCCAGCTGCTGCACTCGGAGGTCTTCTACCCGGGCTCGCTCGTGCACCAGGGCCTCGGCATCGGCCCGCTGGAGGAGTTCGTGATGAGCGCGCTCCTGATCATGCAGCCCTCGAGCTTCAGCGAGCTGCTGCGCAGGGCGCCGGGGAGCCCGGGTCGGCGGGTCGTCCGCCGTGCCCTCGACTACATGGAGCACCACCTGTCGGAACCGATCGCCATGGAGGAGCTCGCCACGCACTGCGGAGCGAGCGTGCGGACGATCCAGCTGGGCTTCCGCGACGAACTCGGGACCACACCGATGGCCTACCTTCGCGACCGACGCCTCGAGCGGGCTCGTGAGGAGCTCCTCGACGCGGATGCGTCGGAGGGAGTGACGGTGACGAGCGTCGCGTCCCACTGGGGCTTCCACCATCTCGGCAGCTTCGCCGGGCTCTACCGCAAGCGCTGGGGGGAGTCACCGTCGGAGACGCTGCACAGCTGA
- a CDS encoding hydrogenase maturation nickel metallochaperone HypA, with amino-acid sequence MHELSICGSIADIVRRSAEGRRVETVHIRVGRLRQVVPDTLVYCWSLVVADSPLEASVLEVESVPVRIQCRACETLTELDDLPILECRACGSADVILVNGEEFLVTSLELAEV; translated from the coding sequence GTGCACGAGCTGTCGATCTGCGGCTCCATCGCCGACATCGTTCGCCGCAGCGCCGAGGGGCGCCGGGTGGAGACGGTCCACATCAGGGTCGGGCGACTCCGGCAGGTCGTCCCGGACACCCTCGTCTACTGCTGGTCGCTCGTCGTCGCCGACTCCCCCCTCGAAGCGTCGGTGCTCGAGGTCGAGAGCGTCCCGGTGCGCATCCAGTGCCGGGCGTGCGAGACGCTCACCGAGCTGGACGACCTGCCGATCCTCGAATGCCGCGCGTGCGGGTCGGCCGACGTCATCCTGGTCAACGGCGAGGAGTTCCTCGTCACCTCCCTCGAGCTCGCGGAGGTATAG
- the hypB gene encoding hydrogenase nickel incorporation protein HypB has protein sequence MGRFHVHPDGVAHDHDDEHEHDHEHDHDQVRTDVGDHSGYETGRERVVVLERILDENDRTAAANRTDFRDASVCAVNVMSSPGAGKTTVLRRTLQQLQGQVRVGVVEGDIETSIDADRLSGLGAAIALVNTGNGFGGECHLDAPMVRSALARLPLADLDLVLVENVGNLVCPAEFDVGEHARAMVFSVTEGEDKPLKYPVMFRSADLVLVNKVDLLPHLDFDLDAFLGNLRAVNPSATVLLVSARTGEGLDDWVDWLRARVADWAAEPA, from the coding sequence ATGGGCCGCTTCCACGTCCACCCCGACGGCGTCGCGCATGACCACGACGACGAGCACGAGCACGACCACGAGCACGACCACGACCAGGTCCGGACCGACGTCGGTGACCACTCCGGGTACGAGACCGGGCGCGAGCGGGTCGTGGTCCTGGAACGCATCCTGGACGAGAACGACCGCACCGCAGCTGCCAACCGGACCGACTTCCGCGACGCCAGCGTCTGCGCCGTCAACGTCATGTCCTCACCCGGGGCCGGCAAGACGACCGTCCTGCGGCGCACGCTGCAGCAGCTGCAGGGTCAGGTTCGGGTCGGCGTCGTCGAGGGCGACATCGAGACCAGCATCGACGCCGACCGGCTCAGCGGGCTGGGTGCCGCCATCGCCTTGGTCAACACCGGTAACGGCTTCGGTGGGGAGTGTCACCTGGACGCGCCCATGGTCCGGTCGGCGCTCGCCCGGCTACCCCTCGCGGACCTGGACCTCGTCCTCGTCGAGAACGTCGGGAACCTGGTGTGCCCGGCCGAGTTCGACGTCGGGGAGCATGCGCGTGCGATGGTCTTCTCGGTGACCGAGGGCGAGGACAAGCCCCTCAAGTACCCGGTCATGTTCCGGTCGGCGGACCTCGTCCTCGTGAACAAGGTCGATCTGCTGCCCCACCTGGACTTCGACCTCGACGCCTTCCTCGGCAACCTTCGGGCGGTGAACCCGTCGGCCACTGTCCTGCTGGTGAGCGCGCGGACGGGGGAGGGGCTGGACGACTGGGTCGACTGGCTGCGGGCCCGCGTCGCCGACTGGGCGGCCGAACCCGCGTGA
- a CDS encoding DUF6325 family protein, whose product MAEVPVTGAVEVAVVDFPGSRFNGRIAPALGSLVESGIVRVIDLAFVSRDADGTVDAFELGELGEGDDARAFLDVEGAAGGLLSVEDLAKVGQLLDPGSSAVVIVWENVWARPLVTAIEDAGGRLLLHDRIDAGSVQRALEAIEAEEPASE is encoded by the coding sequence GTGGCCGAAGTGCCCGTCACCGGAGCGGTCGAGGTGGCCGTCGTCGATTTCCCCGGCAGCAGGTTCAACGGCCGCATCGCCCCGGCCCTCGGGTCGCTGGTCGAGTCGGGCATCGTGCGGGTCATCGACCTCGCCTTCGTCTCACGAGACGCTGACGGGACCGTCGACGCCTTCGAGCTCGGGGAGCTCGGCGAGGGCGACGACGCGCGCGCCTTCCTCGACGTCGAGGGTGCCGCCGGTGGCCTCCTCAGCGTCGAGGACCTCGCCAAGGTCGGGCAGCTGCTGGACCCGGGCAGCTCGGCCGTGGTCATCGTCTGGGAGAACGTCTGGGCGCGACCCCTCGTCACCGCGATCGAGGACGCCGGTGGTCGGCTGCTCCTGCACGATCGGATCGACGCCGGGAGCGTCCAGCGCGCGCTCGAGGCCATCGAAGCGGAGGAGCCGGCCTCCGAGTGA
- a CDS encoding RDD family protein: protein MSEPQVSPIPREARAYQGHRAGLITRLFAATIDLVVVVVIMFSIYLGLNGFRFMLNPRTFEFSPISFVRSLLLGSGVAVLYLAGGWMASGRTYGCHVMGLRVVNFRGRRIPPVTALIRAAFCVYFPIGLVWCAASRANRSLQDVVLRTSVIYDWSPLPPWGPGHPDAVALPPD from the coding sequence GTGAGCGAGCCGCAGGTCTCCCCCATCCCACGGGAGGCACGCGCCTACCAGGGACACCGTGCCGGCCTGATCACCCGACTCTTCGCTGCGACCATCGACCTGGTCGTCGTCGTGGTGATCATGTTCTCGATATACCTCGGGCTGAACGGCTTCCGCTTCATGCTCAACCCTCGCACCTTCGAGTTCAGCCCGATCTCCTTCGTGCGGAGCCTCCTGCTCGGCTCAGGCGTCGCCGTCTTGTACCTGGCGGGCGGATGGATGGCCAGCGGGCGGACCTACGGCTGCCACGTCATGGGCCTGCGGGTGGTGAACTTCCGTGGCCGGCGGATCCCACCGGTCACCGCCCTGATCCGCGCGGCGTTCTGCGTGTATTTCCCGATCGGCCTGGTGTGGTGTGCGGCCAGCCGCGCGAACCGGTCGCTGCAGGATGTCGTGCTGCGTACGTCGGTGATCTACGACTGGAGTCCCCTCCCGCCCTGGGGACCGGGCCATCCGGACGCAGTCGCTCTACCTCCTGACTGA
- a CDS encoding ROK family transcriptional regulator — MTQRFPAGPQSMLRAINSRAVLEIIAVEGPLTRTELAGRTGLSKPSISAMLAALLDRGAVQEVGQVSGRKGPAAVLYQVAPDCAWSVGIDIGHDRLRVAVADVTGTVRASQTADVRRTRAGLVRQVRNCTAAVLGQVGLGVADVDQVVVGVPGVVGPDGRELSYADALPDDGAGLGEALDAAFPAPVVLENDVNLAALAEHSLGKGVDVDDFVLLSLGVGIGLGVVVHGRLHRGASGAAGEVGYLPHFQPTVRVAAPPLTRDPLEPYVGARAVVALGQEAGLGADLTARQVFDLARAGNEVATGVVEETARALAYVVACVAPVVDPARVVLGGAIGSNGDLLLEPVARHLSELSPFHPALVSSDLGADAVLLGATAMATELARDSAFAALTSTSPTPLLLQES, encoded by the coding sequence ATGACCCAGCGCTTCCCCGCCGGGCCGCAGAGCATGCTGCGCGCGATCAACTCGCGCGCGGTGCTGGAGATCATCGCGGTGGAGGGCCCGCTCACCCGTACCGAGCTCGCCGGACGCACCGGCCTGTCCAAGCCGTCGATCTCGGCCATGCTCGCCGCGCTCCTCGACCGCGGGGCCGTCCAGGAGGTCGGCCAGGTCAGCGGTCGCAAGGGTCCGGCCGCCGTCCTCTACCAGGTGGCGCCCGACTGCGCCTGGTCGGTGGGCATCGACATCGGGCACGACCGGTTGCGGGTCGCCGTCGCCGACGTGACCGGCACCGTCCGTGCGAGCCAGACGGCGGACGTCCGACGTACCCGCGCAGGTCTCGTGCGCCAGGTGCGCAACTGCACCGCGGCGGTGCTCGGGCAGGTCGGCCTGGGCGTCGCCGACGTCGACCAGGTCGTCGTCGGCGTCCCGGGCGTCGTCGGTCCCGACGGACGGGAGCTCAGCTACGCCGACGCCCTCCCCGACGACGGGGCGGGGCTCGGGGAGGCCCTCGACGCCGCCTTCCCCGCTCCCGTCGTGCTGGAGAACGACGTGAACCTCGCTGCCCTTGCCGAGCACTCGCTCGGGAAGGGCGTCGACGTGGACGACTTCGTGCTGCTCAGCCTCGGCGTCGGTATCGGTCTCGGGGTCGTGGTGCACGGCCGATTGCACCGCGGGGCCTCCGGCGCGGCGGGTGAGGTCGGCTACCTGCCGCACTTCCAGCCCACCGTCCGGGTGGCCGCCCCGCCGCTCACGCGCGACCCGCTGGAGCCCTATGTCGGGGCCCGGGCCGTGGTCGCGCTCGGCCAGGAGGCCGGTCTCGGCGCGGACCTCACGGCGCGCCAGGTCTTCGACCTGGCGCGCGCCGGTAACGAGGTCGCGACCGGCGTGGTCGAGGAGACCGCGCGCGCGCTGGCCTACGTCGTCGCCTGCGTGGCTCCCGTCGTCGACCCGGCGCGCGTCGTGCTCGGCGGTGCGATCGGCTCGAACGGCGACCTGCTCCTCGAACCCGTAGCCCGCCATCTGAGCGAGCTGTCGCCGTTTCACCCCGCTCTCGTCAGCTCCGACCTGGGAGCCGACGCCGTCCTGCTCGGCGCCACCGCAATGGCCACCGAGCTCGCCCGTGACTCCGCCTTCGCGGCGCTCACGAGCACCTCACCGACACCACTACTGCTGCAGGAGTCATGA